One Chloroflexota bacterium DNA window includes the following coding sequences:
- a CDS encoding transposase, whose translation MPTRYDPDIHHRRAIRLRGWDYRDAGAYFVTICTHGGQPLFGDVADGTMRLNEYGEIVAACWRDLPRHHPHVELDAFVVMPNHVHGIIVIRGDACGRGDACVAPTADGPRGPIPQSLGAIIGSFKSACTRRINEMRGTPGAPVWQRNYYDRIIRNDREWNAIREYIQNNPITWERDAENPDIPVGTRRPGPQAWASAAARKRSR comes from the coding sequence ATGCCAACGCGATACGATCCGGACATCCATCATCGCCGTGCCATCCGCCTGCGCGGGTGGGATTACCGCGACGCGGGCGCGTATTTCGTTACCATTTGCACGCACGGCGGCCAGCCCCTGTTCGGCGACGTGGCGGACGGGACAATGCGCCTGAACGAATACGGGGAAATCGTCGCCGCGTGTTGGCGCGATTTGCCCCGCCATCATCCGCATGTGGAATTGGATGCGTTCGTAGTGATGCCGAACCACGTGCACGGGATCATTGTGATTCGGGGCGATGCATGCGGTAGGGGCGACGCATGCGTCGCCCCTACGGCCGACGGGCCCCGCGGCCCGATTCCGCAATCCCTGGGCGCGATCATCGGTTCGTTCAAATCCGCGTGCACGCGACGCATCAACGAAATGCGCGGGACGCCGGGCGCGCCCGTGTGGCAACGCAATTACTACGATCGCATCATCCGCAACGACCGCGAATGGAACGCCATCCGCGAATACATCCAGAACAACCCGATCACTTGGGAACGGGACGCGGAAAATCCGGACATTCCCGTGGGGACGCGCCGGCCCGGCCCGCAGGCGTGGGCGTCGGCGGCGGCACGAAAACGCTCCCGATAA
- a CDS encoding N-6 DNA methylase produces the protein MISPESARQEIARLVARYKALSPRQRKDYNEAATRQGFILPLFQALGWDIYNTSEVSPEENVSRGFVDFAFRIGGIPKFFLETKKLPADLADPEFARQAINYAWTKGVTWAVLCDFEGLKVFNAEVREADPRQAIFLEFTADTYLSDFDRLWYLSRPACEANTLDREAERWGKRTRKRPVGEQLLDNLMEWRRELYRHLRQYNPTCSPQQIDEAVQRTLDRLVFIRTVEDRGIEERRLIGLAREYKDAIQHRRRYDLIPRLVALFREYDGWYDSRLFERHLLEDLQCEPEPFVRVIEGLYQPDEFTTYDFNAIDADVLGAIYEQYLGHAAQERGKDVVELEAKKSKRKAQGIYYTPQFVVRYIVRQTLGRLLEERGLEGARNVRVLDPACGSGSFLIEAFDVLDRFLANARGQNRPVPDAGADNRAADFHAHARRMEILSRNLYGVDLDAQAVEVAQLNLLLRAANERGRLPRLDHIRQGNSLISDDVGATHASPLWDMHPFNWHTEFPEVMAEGGFDVVIGNPPYVFGEYLPPDQKEFFEKHYELAKRQYDLYWLFYERCVSLLRPGGYHGYIVPDAILARDEPELLRRFLLANGRIVSISHVGRVFTDPAVSGAVIVFQRERAPEQWRINIDLVTVAEARTVGYLLQSSVRANQRCEFALEQTSDWQRIEAKLQMRSVQLGEIARLTRGEELGKKSLQKMGGRIPEGMLPILAGECVRRYYVGAPRHVVPEAYVQKPRTNYEAPKLLIVKTGANLVCGLDANGYVTLQSVYNVQLLESAEADIRYVLALLNSKLLSACIQKRVTAYKKIFPQINQTQVLALPIRALDLSDPAERAMHDRMVALVERMLHLKREHAEAEAALEDRRHDLAREIARTDREIDRLVYQLYGLTDEEIAIVEGQSPAQE, from the coding sequence ATGATCTCACCCGAATCGGCCCGACAGGAAATCGCGCGGCTGGTCGCCCGCTACAAGGCCCTTTCGCCGCGCCAGCGCAAGGACTACAACGAGGCCGCCACCCGCCAGGGATTCATCCTGCCGCTATTCCAGGCCCTGGGCTGGGATATCTACAACACCAGCGAGGTCAGCCCTGAAGAGAATGTGTCGCGCGGGTTCGTGGATTTCGCCTTCCGCATCGGCGGCATCCCGAAGTTCTTCCTGGAGACCAAGAAACTCCCCGCCGACCTGGCTGACCCGGAATTCGCGCGGCAGGCCATCAACTATGCCTGGACCAAGGGCGTTACCTGGGCCGTGCTGTGCGACTTTGAGGGCCTCAAGGTGTTCAACGCCGAGGTGCGCGAAGCCGACCCCCGCCAGGCCATCTTCCTGGAGTTCACCGCCGACACCTACCTGAGCGACTTTGACCGCCTCTGGTACCTGTCGCGCCCGGCCTGCGAGGCCAACACCCTGGACCGCGAGGCCGAGCGGTGGGGCAAGCGCACCCGCAAGCGGCCCGTCGGCGAGCAGTTGCTGGACAACCTGATGGAGTGGCGGCGCGAACTGTACCGCCACCTGCGCCAGTACAACCCCACGTGTTCACCGCAGCAGATTGACGAGGCCGTCCAGCGCACTCTGGACCGCCTGGTGTTCATCCGCACCGTGGAGGACCGGGGGATTGAGGAGCGCCGTCTCATCGGGCTGGCCCGCGAGTACAAGGATGCCATCCAGCACCGCCGCCGCTACGACCTCATCCCCAGACTCGTGGCCCTGTTCCGCGAGTACGACGGGTGGTACGACAGCCGCCTGTTTGAGCGGCACCTGCTGGAGGACCTGCAATGCGAGCCGGAGCCGTTTGTCCGGGTGATTGAGGGCCTCTACCAGCCCGATGAGTTCACCACCTACGACTTCAACGCCATTGACGCCGACGTGCTGGGCGCCATCTACGAGCAATACCTAGGCCACGCCGCCCAGGAGCGCGGCAAAGATGTGGTGGAACTGGAGGCAAAGAAATCCAAGCGCAAGGCCCAGGGCATCTACTACACGCCGCAATTCGTCGTGCGTTACATCGTGCGGCAGACGCTGGGCCGCCTGTTGGAGGAGCGCGGGCTGGAGGGGGCGCGCAACGTCCGCGTGCTGGACCCCGCCTGCGGCAGCGGGTCTTTCCTGATTGAGGCCTTTGACGTGCTGGACCGCTTCCTTGCCAACGCGCGCGGGCAGAACCGACCCGTGCCCGACGCAGGGGCGGACAACCGGGCGGCGGACTTCCACGCCCACGCCCGCCGCATGGAAATCCTGTCGCGCAACCTCTACGGCGTGGATTTGGACGCCCAGGCGGTGGAGGTGGCGCAACTGAACCTGCTCCTGCGGGCCGCCAACGAGCGTGGGCGTCTGCCCAGGCTGGACCATATCCGCCAGGGCAATTCCCTGATTTCGGACGACGTAGGGGCGACGCATGCGTCGCCCCTATGGGACATGCACCCGTTCAACTGGCATACGGAATTCCCCGAGGTCATGGCCGAGGGCGGGTTTGACGTGGTGATCGGGAACCCGCCGTATGTCTTCGGTGAGTACCTTCCACCAGACCAGAAGGAGTTCTTTGAGAAACACTATGAACTCGCAAAGAGGCAGTACGACCTGTATTGGCTATTCTATGAAAGGTGCGTAAGTCTCCTAAGGCCAGGAGGTTATCATGGATACATCGTGCCGGACGCAATTCTAGCACGAGACGAACCCGAATTGCTTCGGCGCTTTCTTTTGGCTAATGGTAGGATCGTGAGCATCTCGCATGTAGGGCGCGTGTTCACCGATCCGGCTGTGTCTGGCGCGGTCATTGTGTTCCAGCGGGAGCGGGCACCAGAGCAGTGGCGAATTAACATCGATCTGGTTACAGTAGCAGAGGCGAGGACAGTGGGCTACTTGCTACAGAGTTCCGTTCGCGCAAATCAGCGGTGTGAGTTTGCTCTAGAACAGACATCCGATTGGCAGCGAATTGAGGCCAAATTACAAATGCGGTCTGTTCAGCTTGGCGAAATCGCCCGGTTGACACGCGGTGAGGAGCTGGGTAAGAAGAGTCTACAAAAGATGGGTGGGAGAATCCCTGAAGGGATGTTACCCATCTTGGCTGGCGAGTGCGTTCGGCGCTACTATGTCGGTGCTCCGCGCCACGTAGTTCCCGAAGCTTACGTCCAAAAACCTAGGACGAACTACGAAGCACCCAAGCTGCTCATAGTGAAGACCGGAGCCAACCTTGTGTGTGGCCTTGACGCCAACGGATATGTAACGCTGCAATCTGTCTACAACGTGCAGTTGCTGGAATCTGCGGAAGCAGATATTCGGTATGTCCTGGCCTTGCTTAACTCAAAGCTTCTTTCAGCGTGCATCCAGAAACGTGTGACGGCGTACAAGAAGATATTTCCCCAAATCAATCAGACCCAGGTCCTTGCACTTCCCATCCGCGCGCTGGACCTGTCGGACCCGGCGGAGCGGGCGATGCACGACCGCATGGTGGCGCTGGTGGAACGGATGCTGCACCTGAAGCGCGAGCACGCCGAGGCCGAGGCCGCGCTGGAGGACCGCCGCCACGACCTGGCCCGCGAGATCGCCCGCACCGACCGTGAAATTGACCGCCTGGTGTACCAGTTGTACGGCCTGACGGACGAGGAGATTGCGATCGTGGAGGGGCAATCGCCCGCGCAGGAGTAG